A single region of the Bacillus carboniphilus genome encodes:
- a CDS encoding YebC/PmpR family DNA-binding transcriptional regulator, with amino-acid sequence MGRKWNNIKEKKASKDANTSRIYAKFGREIYVVARQGEPDPELNQALKFVLERAKTYNVPKHIIDRAIEKAKGGSDENYDELRYEGFGPSGSMVIVDALTNNVNRTASEVRAAFGKNGGNMGVSGSVAYMFDATAVIGLEGKSEEEVLEILMEADVEVRDLIQEDEAVIVYAEPDQFHTVQQALKDAGISEFTVAELTMLPQNEVTLDADAQAQFEKMIDALEDLEDVKQVYHNVDLGE; translated from the coding sequence GTGGGTCGTAAATGGAACAATATTAAAGAAAAGAAAGCTTCAAAAGACGCCAATACGAGTCGTATATACGCAAAGTTTGGACGCGAAATTTATGTAGTGGCTAGACAAGGTGAACCAGATCCAGAATTAAATCAAGCTCTTAAATTCGTATTAGAACGTGCCAAAACTTATAATGTCCCAAAACATATCATCGACCGTGCTATTGAAAAAGCAAAAGGTGGTTCAGATGAGAACTACGATGAGCTTCGGTATGAAGGTTTCGGTCCTAGTGGATCTATGGTAATTGTGGATGCTCTTACAAATAACGTTAACCGTACTGCTTCCGAAGTTCGTGCTGCTTTCGGTAAAAATGGTGGAAATATGGGTGTCAGTGGTTCTGTTGCCTATATGTTTGATGCTACGGCTGTTATCGGTCTTGAAGGAAAATCTGAGGAAGAAGTTCTTGAAATTTTAATGGAAGCAGACGTAGAAGTCCGTGACCTCATTCAAGAGGATGAAGCAGTTATCGTCTATGCGGAACCAGATCAATTCCATACCGTTCAACAAGCATTAAAGGATGCTGGTATCTCAGAATTTACAGTAGCAGAATTAACAATGCTACCTCAAAATGAAGTGACTCTAGATGCTGACGCTCAAGCTCAATTTGAAAAAATGATTGATGCACTAGAAGATTTAGAAGATGTTAAGCAGGTTTATCATAACGTTGATTTAGGTGAGTAA
- the selD gene encoding selenide, water dikinase SelD, protein MSEHEKIGLTSLSTKAGUGCKIGPEDLTQVLRLLPKSTPDTNLLVGTETSDDAGVYQLSDDLALVQSLDYFTPIVDDPYYFGQIAAANAISDLYAMGATPKTVLNLVGFPIKKLGADVLARILEGAQDKVNEAGAVTVGGHSIDDQEPKFGLSVTGTVHPNKIWRNVGAKPGDVLVLTKPIGVGIVTTGIKRGAVTSEQIDEVTKVMTTLNKQAADVLSDFTPHAVTDVTGFGLLGHASEMAKGSQVTLEFRYEDIPMLEGTKELAAQGIIPGGSKSNHKWLQPDVEYNPTLSEVDQLILCDAITSGGLLVAIPENQAKEYVQSLNNQAYFKAAIIGTVKEKQTNAYIQVL, encoded by the coding sequence ATGAGTGAACATGAAAAAATTGGCCTAACTAGCCTTTCTACCAAAGCTGGCTGAGGCTGCAAAATTGGTCCTGAAGACCTGACGCAAGTTTTGCGTCTTTTACCGAAATCAACTCCAGATACAAATCTTTTAGTCGGAACGGAAACCTCTGATGACGCTGGTGTTTACCAGTTATCAGATGATCTTGCTCTCGTCCAATCATTGGATTATTTTACACCGATTGTCGATGACCCTTATTACTTTGGACAAATTGCTGCGGCTAATGCAATAAGTGATTTATATGCCATGGGCGCTACACCGAAAACGGTTTTAAACCTAGTAGGGTTCCCTATTAAAAAACTAGGAGCCGATGTTTTGGCTCGTATACTTGAAGGTGCCCAAGATAAGGTGAATGAAGCTGGGGCTGTAACCGTTGGAGGTCATTCTATCGATGATCAGGAGCCCAAATTTGGTCTATCTGTAACGGGAACAGTTCATCCGAATAAAATTTGGCGCAATGTAGGTGCAAAACCAGGTGATGTCCTAGTTCTGACCAAACCAATTGGTGTTGGTATAGTCACTACAGGTATCAAGCGAGGCGCTGTGACGTCCGAACAGATTGATGAAGTTACAAAAGTGATGACAACATTGAATAAACAAGCGGCTGATGTTCTTTCGGATTTTACCCCTCATGCCGTAACAGATGTAACAGGGTTTGGATTGCTTGGTCATGCTAGTGAAATGGCAAAAGGTAGTCAAGTTACACTGGAGTTCCGCTATGAGGATATCCCAATGCTAGAAGGAACAAAAGAATTAGCTGCACAAGGTATTATCCCTGGTGGATCAAAATCTAACCATAAATGGTTACAACCAGACGTGGAGTACAATCCTACTCTTTCAGAAGTGGACCAACTAATTCTATGTGACGCTATAACATCTGGCGGATTACTAGTGGCTATCCCTGAAAATCAGGCAAAAGAGTACGTACAAAGCCTAAACAACCAAGCGTACTTCAAAGCCGCCATAATAGGAACTGTAAAAGAAAAGCAAACCAATGCTTACATACAAGTTCTTTAG
- a CDS encoding putative holin-like toxin: MPMMTVFESLTLMISFASLIVVVLSFSNKK, translated from the coding sequence ATGCCTATGATGACAGTTTTTGAATCATTAACGTTAATGATTTCGTTTGCTTCATTGATTGTCGTCGTCCTGTCTTTTTCCAATAAAAAATAG
- the selB gene encoding selenocysteine-specific translation elongation factor — translation MKKFYTVGMAGHIDHGKTTLTKALTNVDTDRLKEEKERNISIEPGFAPLINNEELQVSIVDVPGHERFIRQMIAGVAGIDMVVLVVAANEGAMPQTKEHLEILSFLGVKKGIIAITKMDLVEAELLELARDEILLELQGTIFENAPYFYIDSLSNKGIKELKDAIQSEVIDLPTRANTGDFRLPIDQVFHVKGQGTVVRGTIFDGHISEGHSVYILPPGVKGTVRGIQVHHQTVAESMAGQRTALNIGGINKEEIKRGDVVVSHANHFSTHTIDVSIRFVDQLRHPVKQRMPVNCHVGTSEVLGTLVFFDRNEIVQEEDEVLCQIRLNEPIVVKRGDRFILRRPTPAETIAGGWVIDPNGKKYKWGEETIQSLLLKKEGTLEERASSVLLKNRMMTANELCTELHIEEAELEKLLTETDDLLVVKNRVTHAKVMDGLIRDMTLLLEQFHSKYPMRSGINKAELVQELGKTYTTELVEAVLDKGDPDVFTREEQYVKSKSFSPHVPKQWEKRVRGLLDSIRRDEYQVKTKEDYLKEAGIPDSLHIELLHYLVQSNKVVSLSDKIIWTQDTFDRAVQTCKNKHPDELTLSNVKDILGLSRKFLIPFLETMDVRGLTRREGEVRHWVG, via the coding sequence ATGAAAAAATTCTATACAGTTGGGATGGCAGGACATATTGACCACGGTAAAACTACACTTACAAAAGCTTTAACCAATGTTGACACAGATCGGCTGAAAGAAGAAAAAGAAAGAAACATATCCATCGAACCAGGATTTGCTCCTCTCATTAACAATGAGGAACTACAAGTATCGATTGTAGATGTACCTGGCCATGAAAGATTTATTAGACAGATGATTGCTGGTGTTGCCGGAATAGACATGGTTGTTTTAGTCGTAGCTGCAAATGAGGGCGCTATGCCACAAACGAAAGAACATCTAGAAATTTTATCTTTTCTTGGAGTAAAAAAAGGGATAATTGCTATTACAAAAATGGATTTGGTTGAAGCGGAATTATTGGAACTTGCTCGAGACGAAATTCTATTAGAATTACAAGGTACTATTTTTGAAAATGCCCCTTATTTTTACATAGATAGTCTTTCTAATAAAGGAATTAAAGAACTAAAGGATGCTATTCAGTCTGAGGTAATAGACTTGCCAACCAGGGCTAATACAGGGGATTTTAGGCTCCCTATAGATCAAGTTTTTCATGTGAAAGGCCAAGGAACCGTTGTACGAGGCACTATCTTTGACGGTCATATTTCAGAAGGTCATAGCGTGTATATTTTACCACCAGGTGTGAAAGGAACCGTTCGGGGGATCCAAGTACATCATCAAACAGTTGCTGAATCAATGGCAGGGCAACGAACGGCGTTAAATATAGGGGGAATTAACAAAGAGGAGATTAAGCGAGGGGACGTAGTGGTTTCTCATGCTAATCATTTTAGTACTCACACCATTGATGTATCCATACGTTTTGTGGATCAGCTTCGTCATCCTGTCAAACAAAGAATGCCTGTAAACTGCCATGTAGGGACCTCAGAAGTTCTTGGTACCCTTGTTTTTTTTGATCGAAATGAGATTGTTCAAGAAGAAGATGAGGTATTATGCCAAATCAGGCTAAATGAACCGATTGTAGTCAAAAGAGGAGATCGCTTTATTTTAAGGAGACCAACACCTGCAGAAACCATTGCTGGCGGTTGGGTTATTGACCCAAATGGCAAGAAATATAAGTGGGGAGAAGAAACCATCCAATCTCTCCTTCTAAAAAAAGAAGGGACACTCGAAGAAAGAGCCTCATCCGTTTTATTAAAAAATAGAATGATGACAGCAAATGAATTATGTACAGAATTACACATTGAAGAAGCAGAGCTAGAAAAGCTTTTGACAGAGACTGATGATCTATTAGTAGTGAAAAATAGAGTGACGCATGCAAAAGTTATGGATGGTTTAATTCGAGATATGACGTTATTATTAGAGCAGTTTCACTCAAAATATCCAATGCGCTCGGGAATCAATAAAGCTGAACTTGTCCAGGAACTTGGAAAAACGTACACAACTGAACTAGTAGAGGCTGTGTTAGATAAGGGTGATCCGGATGTATTTACTCGGGAAGAGCAGTATGTTAAAAGTAAAAGCTTTTCTCCTCATGTTCCAAAACAATGGGAAAAGCGCGTCCGAGGGTTATTAGATTCCATCCGTCGCGATGAGTATCAAGTCAAGACAAAGGAAGACTACCTAAAGGAAGCCGGTATTCCAGATTCGCTTCATATAGAATTACTCCATTACTTAGTCCAATCGAATAAAGTGGTCAGTTTGTCAGATAAGATCATTTGGACACAGGATACATTTGACAGAGCTGTTCAAACCTGTAAAAATAAGCACCCGGACGAATTAACTCTGTCCAATGTTAAGGATATATTAGGCTTGTCCCGTAAATTTTTAATTCCCTTCTTAGAAACTATGGATGTCCGTGGCCTTACTAGAAGAGAAGGAGAAGTACGACACTGGGTAGGCTAA
- a CDS encoding methionine aminopeptidase yields the protein MGVFNRFSEWRNERYKKKVTEMQSKGLCPDCRGSGLSMWTLNEFVHTNFYDCPGCNGSGLFTDWEDTSEYNH from the coding sequence ATGGGTGTGTTTAACAGATTTTCAGAATGGCGTAATGAGAGATACAAGAAGAAAGTGACAGAGATGCAATCTAAAGGTTTGTGTCCAGATTGTAGAGGTAGTGGTCTAAGTATGTGGACCCTCAATGAGTTTGTCCATACAAACTTTTATGACTGCCCAGGCTGCAACGGTTCTGGTTTGTTTACAGATTGGGAAGATACTAGCGAGTACAATCATTAA
- a CDS encoding alpha/beta hydrolase: protein MKHIYKQGQISTKPTLLLLHGTGGNEHDLLPLGNLIDPEASVLSVRGEVLEHGMPRFFRRLAEGVFDEEDLIYRTKQLHEFLNEASKEYGFDRNNVIAIGYSNGANIAGSLLFHYENSLRGAILHHPMVPRRGMELPNLANVPVLITAGKNDPICPSQESMDLQNLLEAAGSAVSIHWEMNGHALTQTEVTAAAGWYQQTFSSR from the coding sequence ATGAAGCATATTTATAAACAAGGTCAAATTTCTACTAAACCAACGTTACTTCTTTTACATGGGACCGGTGGGAATGAGCACGATTTATTGCCACTGGGTAACCTGATTGATCCTGAAGCTTCGGTACTGAGTGTTCGTGGCGAAGTGTTAGAACATGGCATGCCCCGCTTCTTCCGTCGTCTTGCAGAAGGAGTATTTGATGAAGAGGATTTGATTTATCGAACGAAACAGCTTCATGAATTTTTAAATGAAGCCTCTAAAGAGTATGGATTTGATCGAAATAACGTAATAGCCATTGGTTATTCAAATGGAGCCAATATAGCCGGAAGTCTATTGTTCCATTATGAGAATAGTTTAAGAGGAGCCATTCTACATCATCCAATGGTTCCTAGAAGAGGGATGGAATTACCTAACCTTGCCAATGTACCTGTCCTCATTACAGCAGGGAAAAATGATCCTATTTGTCCATCTCAGGAATCAATGGATCTACAAAACCTTTTAGAAGCCGCAGGATCAGCTGTATCAATCCACTGGGAGATGAACGGACACGCATTAACTCAAACCGAAGTAACGGCAGCTGCTGGGTGGTATCAACAAACTTTTAGTTCAAGATAA
- a CDS encoding MarR family transcriptional regulator has product MTYETENKQEHDLSLKLFIVLTRAVESVRKQVEKDVRSHGLNLTEFAVLELLFNKGEQPIQKIGSKVLLASSSITYVVDKLEKKGYLTRKPCPNDRRITFAVITKSGKTLMEEIFPKHVEALHNIMGGITSEEKSILIEKLKQLGLYAESL; this is encoded by the coding sequence ATGACCTATGAAACAGAAAATAAACAAGAGCATGACTTATCATTAAAGCTTTTTATTGTTTTGACCCGGGCAGTTGAATCAGTAAGAAAACAGGTAGAAAAGGATGTTCGTTCACACGGACTGAACTTAACAGAATTTGCTGTCCTAGAATTACTATTCAACAAAGGTGAACAGCCCATCCAAAAAATTGGAAGCAAAGTTTTACTTGCCAGTAGTAGTATTACGTATGTAGTAGATAAGCTTGAGAAAAAAGGTTATCTTACTCGAAAGCCTTGTCCCAATGATCGCCGTATAACTTTTGCAGTCATTACAAAGTCAGGAAAAACACTGATGGAAGAGATTTTTCCAAAACATGTAGAGGCGCTACACAATATCATGGGCGGAATAACCTCCGAGGAAAAGTCTATTTTAATTGAAAAACTTAAACAGCTTGGTCTTTACGCTGAAAGTCTGTAG
- a CDS encoding patatin family protein, whose translation MENIGLVLEGGGMRGVYTAGVLEYFMEKELYFPYVIGVSAGACMAASYLSRQNGRNKVVNIDLVRDPRYLSFRNFIRNREFFGMDFLFDEIPNKINPFDYDTFLNAKEQFIVGTTDCETGEAVYYDKKDHGKHMLKIIRASSSLPFVAPSVEYDNRLLLDGGIIDPIPIRKAQEDGNHKNVIVMTKPPNYTKKPSKFGGAITYFSKKHPKIGELIQSRYKHYNETLGYLDSEKEKGNVMIIQPSVHIPVSRMERKQERLLSLYELGYKDAKKQYEEIVEFLK comes from the coding sequence ATGGAAAACATTGGATTAGTTTTAGAAGGCGGAGGAATGAGAGGGGTCTACACGGCTGGGGTATTAGAGTACTTCATGGAAAAAGAACTATACTTTCCCTATGTCATTGGGGTATCTGCTGGTGCCTGTATGGCTGCTTCTTATTTATCCAGACAAAACGGGCGGAACAAAGTGGTTAATATAGATTTGGTTCGTGATCCTCGCTACCTATCATTTCGGAATTTTATACGAAACCGTGAGTTTTTTGGTATGGATTTTTTATTTGATGAAATACCAAACAAAATTAACCCGTTTGATTACGATACTTTTTTAAACGCGAAAGAACAGTTTATTGTTGGAACAACTGATTGTGAAACAGGGGAGGCCGTCTACTACGATAAAAAGGACCACGGCAAACATATGTTGAAAATTATCCGTGCTTCTAGTTCTCTACCGTTTGTAGCTCCAAGTGTAGAGTATGATAATCGTTTATTGCTTGATGGCGGGATTATTGACCCTATTCCTATTCGGAAAGCACAAGAAGATGGTAATCATAAAAACGTCATCGTTATGACAAAACCACCGAATTATACAAAAAAACCTAGTAAGTTCGGAGGTGCCATTACTTATTTTAGTAAAAAGCATCCTAAAATTGGTGAACTAATTCAGTCAAGATACAAGCATTATAATGAAACGCTCGGCTATTTAGATTCTGAAAAGGAAAAGGGAAATGTAATGATCATTCAACCGAGTGTTCATATACCTGTTAGTAGAATGGAACGGAAACAAGAACGTCTACTTTCCCTTTACGAGTTAGGATATAAAGATGCAAAGAAGCAGTATGAAGAGATTGTGGAGTTTTTAAAATAG
- a CDS encoding DUF4003 domain-containing protein, protein MLSENLQTKVDEYIDIYGQLRKKLRWKVADQRTLMLIASMYVVKNKPFNLKRYIELCDYIKNNVGAFSTLKSYQRFTTAAMLDIECDNPEKSFHSYLELYESFVDGGFSRGAFTYIAALTMLKDMEELVDPKSKVQRSLAVYKGMRNKHFFLTSHEDYPLAVLIANRDESIEKLMDHIEGFYDRLNENGFRKGNDLQFLSHILSLDTESDPDLLVDRCLKLWNTFKEIGIKPKATYYPEMGMLALLKDGAKEVSNVEKVANYLKDQKHFKWQKDMNFMMAVNLTVSCKMDNTLSMETGFHTIVEAIIQAQQAVNIATVAGVAAANNSAS, encoded by the coding sequence ATGCTATCAGAAAACTTACAAACGAAAGTAGACGAGTATATAGATATTTATGGGCAATTAAGAAAAAAACTAAGATGGAAAGTAGCGGATCAACGAACGCTTATGCTGATTGCTTCTATGTATGTGGTTAAAAATAAACCTTTCAACCTAAAACGATACATTGAACTGTGTGACTATATTAAGAATAATGTTGGAGCATTTTCCACTCTGAAATCATATCAACGTTTTACAACGGCGGCTATGTTAGATATTGAATGTGATAATCCAGAAAAATCTTTTCATTCTTATCTTGAACTCTATGAGAGTTTTGTAGATGGTGGATTTAGTAGAGGTGCCTTTACGTATATAGCAGCTCTAACAATGTTAAAGGATATGGAGGAATTAGTTGATCCAAAATCAAAAGTTCAACGTTCCCTTGCCGTTTATAAAGGGATGCGAAATAAACACTTCTTCTTAACAAGTCATGAAGATTATCCATTAGCTGTATTGATTGCAAACCGAGATGAATCCATAGAGAAACTTATGGATCATATTGAGGGTTTTTACGATCGATTAAATGAAAATGGGTTTCGGAAAGGGAATGACCTACAGTTTTTGAGCCACATTCTTTCATTAGATACTGAATCAGATCCGGACCTTCTTGTGGATCGTTGTTTGAAACTTTGGAATACATTTAAAGAAATAGGCATTAAACCGAAGGCAACCTACTATCCAGAGATGGGAATGTTGGCACTTCTAAAAGATGGAGCGAAAGAAGTTTCGAATGTTGAGAAAGTAGCAAACTATTTAAAAGACCAAAAGCATTTCAAATGGCAAAAAGATATGAACTTTATGATGGCTGTAAACCTGACTGTGAGTTGTAAAATGGATAACACGCTTTCCATGGAGACGGGATTCCATACAATTGTTGAGGCCATCATTCAAGCACAACAAGCTGTAAATATCGCTACGGTTGCTGGAGTCGCTGCAGCCAATAATAGCGCATCATAA
- a CDS encoding DUF3892 domain-containing protein, giving the protein MDQKNFEQIYEEYKQLGEQQASNEMAAPQPNKEQIVAVRKNEDGDLIAFKTDQGRELDYITALEEAKAGQLAHVDVFHKYGRDILRSEPDGIKENNLDRLPEF; this is encoded by the coding sequence ATGGATCAAAAGAACTTTGAACAAATTTATGAAGAGTATAAGCAACTAGGAGAACAACAAGCCTCGAATGAAATGGCTGCCCCTCAGCCAAACAAAGAACAGATTGTTGCAGTCAGAAAAAATGAGGATGGAGACTTGATTGCTTTTAAAACGGATCAAGGTAGAGAGTTAGATTATATCACTGCTTTAGAGGAGGCCAAAGCTGGCCAATTAGCACATGTGGATGTATTTCATAAGTATGGCAGGGATATTCTACGTAGTGAACCAGATGGAATAAAAGAGAATAATTTAGATCGGTTACCCGAGTTTTAA
- the clpP gene encoding ATP-dependent Clp endopeptidase proteolytic subunit ClpP — protein sequence MSTIPYVIEQSGRGERSYDIYSRLLKDRIIMVGDEINDHVANSVVAQLLFLAADNPEKDISLYINSPGGSTTAGFAIFDTMQYIQPDVKTICTGMAASFGAMLLLAGTKGKRYALPNSEIMIHQPLGGARGQATEIEISAKRILKLREHINGIIAERTGQPIEKVAKDTDRDYFMSAEEALEYGIIDEIITTKK from the coding sequence ATGAGTACAATACCATACGTAATTGAACAGTCAGGACGTGGGGAGCGCTCCTACGATATATATTCTCGACTGCTTAAAGATCGGATTATTATGGTCGGAGATGAAATCAATGACCATGTTGCTAACAGCGTTGTTGCCCAATTATTATTTTTAGCAGCAGATAATCCCGAAAAAGATATTTCGCTTTATATCAATAGTCCAGGCGGTTCCACAACTGCAGGATTTGCTATTTTTGATACGATGCAATATATCCAACCAGATGTGAAGACTATATGTACAGGAATGGCCGCTTCCTTTGGAGCCATGTTGTTACTAGCTGGAACCAAAGGCAAGAGGTATGCCCTCCCTAATAGTGAAATTATGATTCACCAACCTTTAGGTGGTGCAAGAGGGCAGGCGACTGAAATTGAAATTTCCGCCAAACGGATCTTAAAGTTACGAGAGCATATCAATGGAATTATTGCTGAACGTACTGGTCAACCGATTGAAAAGGTAGCAAAAGACACAGACCGTGATTACTTCATGAGCGCTGAAGAAGCCTTGGAGTATGGGATTATTGATGAGATTATTACAACAAAAAAATAA
- a CDS encoding sigma factor-like helix-turn-helix DNA-binding protein, which translates to MNENSFSVKANVQEQEVHKMNELYRKLQQYCLFLTQNKWDGEDLAQEVFSKVWCRFTNLDDIKPSLLNKIAYNQWIDITRKKKREVLNSDGMDELLGPDSSNQVPELVEFLLNQLTPKQAVVLLLKEAFQYQSKEVAEILKTTEESVKATLFRIRKRLQKDGSPTVVPYWSDSDQEELYNLFVTALVSDDPSILIKDIPFIRSLTSESTSPKRMIKPLYSTSKYSPSCTLSMAA; encoded by the coding sequence ATGAATGAAAACAGCTTCTCTGTTAAAGCGAATGTTCAAGAACAGGAAGTCCATAAAATGAATGAGCTGTATCGTAAACTTCAACAATACTGTCTATTCTTAACCCAAAATAAATGGGATGGGGAAGATCTAGCTCAAGAAGTTTTCTCAAAAGTATGGTGTCGTTTTACAAATTTAGATGACATAAAACCTTCCTTATTAAATAAAATCGCGTACAACCAATGGATAGACATCACCCGGAAAAAGAAAAGAGAAGTTCTTAACAGTGATGGAATGGATGAATTACTAGGACCAGATTCATCCAATCAAGTACCAGAATTAGTGGAGTTTCTTTTGAATCAGCTTACACCTAAACAGGCAGTCGTTCTTTTATTAAAAGAAGCTTTTCAATATCAGTCAAAAGAGGTAGCAGAAATTCTTAAAACCACCGAGGAATCTGTTAAAGCGACCCTTTTCCGTATACGAAAAAGGCTTCAGAAAGACGGATCACCTACAGTCGTTCCATACTGGTCAGACAGTGACCAGGAAGAGCTGTATAATCTTTTTGTAACAGCTTTGGTAAGTGATGACCCATCGATACTAATAAAGGATATTCCATTTATTCGGTCATTAACAAGTGAGTCTACATCACCTAAACGTATGATCAAACCTCTTTATTCTACATCTAAGTACTCTCCTTCTTGCACACTCTCAATGGCAGCTTAA